From Oncorhynchus mykiss isolate Arlee chromosome 25, USDA_OmykA_1.1, whole genome shotgun sequence, a single genomic window includes:
- the LOC118936486 gene encoding protein transport protein Sec16A-like encodes MLAPLWKWDGGACTPPVDFYSKRRDVRLRYVEHPAMMSITKPEHSDANPQFQTGTRPVAEPETPAVHNNSGGWLSWVFGSGRANKKEVHLPEDKDRSIVWDPTLHRWVNKTEPKAENKCVPPPPPMGTHGYQGNTGSVPKGVNPYSMKAAGLWGSRYPTMHYNDGTNSKPPSHGPGLLPRQLSGLLPPSHFDLMAPMVVPPDTLHY; translated from the exons ATGTTGGCACCACTGTGGAAATGGGATGGTGGAGCGTGTACTCCACCTGTGGATTTCTATTCCAAGAGAAGAG ATGTCCGACTTAGATATGTGGAGCATCCTGCTATGATGTCCATCACCAAGCCGGAACACTCCGATGCCAACCCTCAGTTCCAGACTGGCACCCGGCCGGTGGCTGAGCCCGAGACCCCTGCTGTTCACAATAACAGTGGAGGCTGGCTCAGCTGGGTCTTTGGGAGTGGAAGAGCTAATAAGAAGGAGGTTCATCTACCTGAGGACAAAGACAGATCT ATTGTCTGGGATCCAACTCTGCACAGATGGGTTAACAAAACTGAGCCCAAGGCTGAA AACAAGTGtgtaccaccacctccaccgATGGGGACACATGGATATCAGGGGAACACTGGCAGTGTCCCCAAAGGAGTGAATCCCTACTCTATGAAAGCAG CAGGTCTATGGGGCAGCAGATACCCCACAATGCATTACAATGATGGGACCAACTCAAAGCCTCCAAGCCATGGGCCTGGACTGCTTCCTAGACAGCTCTCTGGCTTGCTCCCTCCTTCACACTTTGACCTCATGGCACCAATGGTTGTGCCACCTGACACTCTACACTACTGA